The following are encoded together in the Xanthomonas sacchari genome:
- a CDS encoding RNA polymerase sigma factor: MLVSTPALAPPSTDADTAQRPLPASLDAFLAEIGPRAFRFAEAGLRQREDALDAVQDAMIKLLAYRERPAQEWTPLFWSILRRRIIDLQRRRNFRLRFWAPTSERDADSPPDWADDGPNPSEQHERRQTHARLVTALRALPARQREAFTLRVLEELDVATTARAMGCSEGSVKTHLSRAREALQKQLEDVR, translated from the coding sequence GTGCTGGTGAGTACGCCCGCCCTCGCACCGCCGTCGACCGATGCCGACACCGCGCAGCGCCCGCTGCCGGCGTCGCTGGACGCGTTCCTGGCCGAGATCGGGCCGCGCGCATTCCGCTTCGCCGAAGCCGGCCTGCGCCAGCGCGAGGACGCGCTGGATGCGGTGCAGGACGCGATGATCAAGCTGCTGGCCTACCGCGAGCGCCCGGCGCAGGAATGGACGCCGCTGTTCTGGAGCATCCTGCGCCGGCGCATCATCGACCTGCAGCGCCGCCGCAATTTCCGCCTGCGCTTCTGGGCACCGACCAGCGAACGCGACGCGGACAGCCCGCCGGACTGGGCCGACGACGGCCCCAATCCGTCCGAGCAGCACGAGCGTCGGCAGACCCATGCGCGCCTGGTGACGGCACTGCGCGCACTGCCGGCCCGGCAGCGCGAGGCGTTCACCCTGCGCGTGCTGGAGGAGCTGGACGTGGCCACCACCGCACGCGCGATGGGCTGCTCGGAAGGCTCGGTGAAAACCCATCTGTCGCGCGCCCGCGAGGCGCTGCAGAAACAACTGGAGGACGTCCGATGA
- a CDS encoding DUF3106 domain-containing protein, producing the protein MTRLIRYSLVLALLAGSAVAAFAAPPPPGPPPPPPPFAADRDDDTGPPLPDWEHLSPQQRELLIAPLRQRWNDTPQQRRRMFEHAQRWQSMTPEQREQARKGARRYEDMNPRQREEARVLFDRMRALPPEQRKALRDRWEAMTPAQRAAWIRANAGPDERPPPDASR; encoded by the coding sequence ATGACTCGCCTGATCCGATATTCCCTGGTGCTGGCGCTGCTGGCCGGCAGCGCCGTCGCGGCCTTCGCCGCGCCGCCCCCGCCGGGGCCGCCGCCTCCGCCACCGCCTTTCGCCGCAGATCGCGACGACGATACCGGTCCGCCGCTGCCCGACTGGGAACACCTGAGCCCGCAGCAGCGCGAGTTGCTGATCGCGCCCCTGCGCCAGCGCTGGAACGACACCCCGCAGCAACGCCGGCGCATGTTCGAGCATGCGCAGCGCTGGCAGTCGATGACCCCGGAGCAACGCGAGCAAGCGCGCAAGGGTGCCCGCCGCTACGAGGACATGAACCCGCGACAGCGCGAGGAGGCGCGAGTGCTGTTCGACCGCATGCGTGCGCTGCCGCCGGAGCAGCGCAAGGCGCTGCGCGACCGCTGGGAAGCGATGACGCCGGCGCAACGCGCCGCCTGGATCCGCGCCAATGCCGGCCCGGACGAGCGGCCGCCGCCGGATGCTTCCAGGTAA
- a CDS encoding NAD(P) transhydrogenase subunit alpha, whose amino-acid sequence MAVQVLVVKESAQGERRVAATPETVKKLVALGAQVRVEPQAGVSAGFVDDAYLAAGASLADADSPAQADLVLCVQPLPALALEQLKEGAGVVGILQPQADPARAAALQARQLVAFPLERLPRTTRAQAMDVLSSQAGMAGYKATLIAAQLAPRFFPMLTTAAGTIRPSKVLIVGAGVAGLQAIATAKRLGAQVEGFDVRPETREQIESLGGKFLDLGVSAAGEGGYARQLTDDERAEQQRRLAEHLKGIDVVVCTAAVPGRPAPKILSAAMVAGMKPGSVVVDLAAETGGNCELTRPGETIEHAGVTIAGPLDLASMGAVHASEMYARNVYNFVALFLKDGAIAYDWNDELLAKTRWTA is encoded by the coding sequence ATGGCAGTGCAGGTGCTGGTGGTGAAGGAATCGGCGCAGGGCGAACGCCGCGTGGCGGCCACGCCGGAGACGGTCAAGAAACTGGTCGCGCTGGGCGCGCAGGTGCGGGTCGAGCCGCAGGCCGGCGTATCGGCCGGGTTCGTCGACGACGCGTATTTAGCCGCCGGCGCCAGCCTGGCCGATGCCGACAGCCCGGCGCAGGCGGATCTGGTGCTTTGCGTGCAGCCGCTGCCGGCGCTGGCGCTGGAGCAGTTGAAGGAGGGCGCCGGCGTGGTCGGCATCCTGCAGCCGCAGGCCGATCCGGCGCGCGCGGCGGCGCTGCAGGCGCGGCAACTGGTCGCCTTTCCGCTGGAGCGGCTGCCGCGTACCACCCGTGCGCAGGCCATGGACGTGCTCAGTTCGCAGGCCGGCATGGCCGGCTACAAGGCCACCCTGATCGCCGCGCAGCTGGCGCCGCGCTTCTTCCCGATGCTGACCACCGCGGCCGGCACCATCCGCCCGTCCAAGGTGCTGATCGTCGGTGCCGGCGTGGCCGGCCTGCAGGCCATCGCCACCGCCAAGCGCTTGGGCGCGCAGGTGGAAGGCTTCGACGTGCGCCCGGAAACCCGCGAGCAGATCGAGTCGCTGGGCGGCAAGTTCCTCGACCTGGGGGTCAGCGCCGCCGGCGAGGGCGGCTACGCGCGGCAACTCACCGACGACGAACGCGCGGAGCAGCAGCGTCGCCTGGCCGAGCACCTGAAGGGCATCGACGTGGTGGTGTGCACCGCCGCGGTGCCGGGGCGGCCGGCGCCGAAGATCCTCAGCGCGGCGATGGTCGCCGGCATGAAACCGGGCAGCGTGGTGGTCGACCTGGCCGCCGAGACCGGCGGCAACTGCGAACTGACCCGGCCGGGCGAGACCATCGAACACGCCGGGGTGACCATCGCCGGTCCGCTGGACCTGGCCAGCATGGGCGCGGTGCATGCCAGCGAGATGTACGCGCGCAACGTCTACAACTTCGTCGCGCTGTTCCTGAAGGACGGCGCGATCGCCTACGACTGGAACGACGAACTGCTGGCGAAGACGCGCTGGACGGCGTGA
- the hslU gene encoding ATP-dependent protease ATPase subunit HslU yields the protein MPNPDSSTMTPREIVQELDRHIVGQHEAKRAVAIALRNRWRRMQLPDALRNEVMPKNILMIGPTGVGKTEIARRLATLANAPFVKVEATRFTEVGYVGKDVEQIVRDLADTAVKLYREQAKTRVRTQAEERAEDRVLDALLPRRSAGIGFDPEAARNEPSAQDSDTRSKFRRMLRAGELDEREIELDVAVNVSMDIMTPPGMEEMGQQLRQMFSNLGGGKSQSRKLTIKAARPLLIEEEAGKLVNEDDVRAAAIEACEQHGIVFIDEIDKVAKRSEAGATGGDVSREGVQRDLLPLVEGSNVSTKYGTVKTDHILFIASGAFHLAKPSDLIPELQGRFPIRVELSALSKDDFIRILTEPKAALTKQYEALLLTEGVSLRFTDDAIARLAEIAFLVNERQENIGARRLHTVLERLLDTLSYEAPDRDGQSVTVDAAYVDAHLGELVQDPDLSRYIL from the coding sequence ATGCCAAATCCCGATAGTTCAACCATGACCCCGCGCGAGATCGTGCAGGAGCTGGACCGCCACATCGTCGGCCAGCACGAGGCCAAGCGCGCGGTGGCAATCGCGCTGCGCAACCGCTGGCGGCGCATGCAGTTGCCCGATGCGCTGCGCAACGAAGTGATGCCGAAGAACATCCTGATGATCGGTCCCACCGGCGTCGGCAAGACCGAGATCGCGCGGCGCCTGGCGACGCTGGCCAATGCGCCGTTCGTCAAGGTCGAGGCCACGCGCTTCACCGAGGTCGGCTACGTCGGCAAGGACGTGGAGCAGATCGTGCGCGATCTGGCCGATACCGCGGTCAAGCTGTACCGCGAGCAGGCCAAGACCCGCGTGCGCACGCAGGCCGAGGAACGCGCCGAAGACCGCGTCCTCGATGCGCTGCTGCCGCGGCGCAGCGCCGGCATCGGCTTCGATCCGGAAGCCGCGCGCAACGAACCGTCGGCGCAGGACAGCGACACCCGCAGCAAGTTCCGGCGCATGCTGCGTGCCGGCGAACTGGACGAGCGCGAGATCGAACTGGATGTCGCGGTCAACGTCAGCATGGACATCATGACCCCGCCGGGCATGGAGGAAATGGGCCAGCAGCTGCGGCAGATGTTCTCCAACCTGGGCGGCGGCAAGTCGCAGTCGCGCAAGCTGACCATCAAGGCTGCGCGGCCGCTGCTGATCGAGGAAGAGGCCGGGAAGCTGGTCAACGAGGACGACGTGCGCGCCGCGGCGATCGAGGCCTGCGAACAGCACGGTATCGTGTTCATCGACGAGATCGACAAGGTGGCCAAGCGCAGCGAGGCCGGCGCCACCGGTGGCGACGTCTCGCGCGAAGGCGTGCAGCGCGATCTGCTGCCGCTGGTGGAAGGGTCCAACGTCAGCACCAAGTACGGCACGGTCAAGACCGACCACATCCTGTTCATCGCCTCCGGCGCGTTCCATCTGGCCAAGCCCAGCGATCTGATTCCGGAGCTGCAGGGCCGCTTCCCGATCCGGGTGGAGCTGTCGGCGCTGTCGAAGGACGACTTCATCCGCATCCTCACCGAGCCGAAGGCGGCGCTGACCAAGCAATACGAAGCGCTGCTGCTGACCGAGGGCGTGAGCCTGCGCTTCACCGACGACGCCATCGCGCGCCTGGCGGAGATCGCGTTCCTGGTCAACGAGCGCCAGGAGAACATCGGTGCGCGGCGCCTGCACACCGTGCTCGAGCGCCTGCTCGACACGCTGAGCTACGAAGCCCCCGACCGCGATGGACAGAGCGTCACCGTGGACGCGGCCTATGTCGACGCGCACCTGGGCGAACTGGTGCAGGATCCGGACCTGAGCCGGTACATCCTGTAG
- the hslV gene encoding ATP-dependent protease subunit HslV: protein MDPSQNPNVFHATTILSVRRDGRVAVAGDGQVTLGHTVMKGNARKVRRLGREGQVLAGFAGAAADAFTLFELFEAKLEKHGQLTRAAVELAKDWRTERRLGKLEALLAVADKETSLIISGTGDVIEPEDGIIAIGSGGSYALSAARALLGHTTLDARTIAVEALNIAGDICIYTNRNVVVEEL from the coding sequence ATGGATCCCAGTCAGAACCCCAATGTTTTCCACGCCACCACGATCCTGTCGGTGCGCCGCGATGGCCGCGTCGCCGTGGCCGGCGACGGCCAGGTGACCCTGGGCCACACCGTGATGAAGGGCAATGCGCGCAAGGTGCGCCGGCTCGGCCGCGAGGGCCAGGTGCTGGCCGGATTCGCTGGCGCCGCTGCCGACGCGTTCACCCTGTTCGAGCTGTTCGAGGCCAAGCTGGAGAAGCACGGCCAACTGACCCGCGCCGCAGTCGAACTGGCCAAGGATTGGCGCACCGAGCGCCGCCTCGGCAAGCTCGAGGCGCTGCTGGCGGTGGCCGACAAGGAGACCTCGCTGATCATCAGCGGCACCGGCGACGTGATCGAACCGGAGGACGGCATCATCGCCATCGGCTCCGGCGGCTCCTATGCCCTGTCGGCCGCGCGCGCGCTGCTCGGCCACACCACGCTGGACGCGCGCACCATCGCCGTCGAAGCGCTGAACATCGCCGGCGACATCTGCATCTACACCAATCGCAATGTGGTGGTCGAAGAGCTGTGA
- a CDS encoding DUF3079 domain-containing protein, whose translation MFWIKASRQKRDDTALPRCEGASMAKPFPLAPRHPERLCWGCDSDCAAQDLACGNGAGRTPHPIETDGEDWYLAWGIAVDLARPAHARLGDDPSAHGDA comes from the coding sequence TTGTTCTGGATCAAGGCGAGTCGGCAAAAGCGGGACGACACTGCCCTCCCGCGTTGCGAGGGCGCATCGATGGCCAAACCCTTTCCGCTGGCGCCGCGCCACCCCGAACGGCTGTGCTGGGGCTGCGACAGCGATTGCGCGGCTCAGGATCTGGCCTGCGGCAACGGCGCCGGGCGCACCCCGCATCCGATCGAAACCGACGGCGAGGATTGGTACCTCGCCTGGGGTATCGCCGTCGATCTGGCGCGGCCGGCGCATGCCCGGCTCGGCGATGACCCGTCCGCTCACGGCGACGCTTGA
- the xerC gene encoding tyrosine recombinase XerC, with protein sequence MIPAFLAYLQVERRMSAHTLDAYRRDLAALEAWAAANLLGEPAALDAAQLRNFIAAEHRRGLSPKSLQRRLSACRSFYAWLLKHGHIATSPAAALRAPKAPRKLPQVLDADEAVRLVEVPTDAPLGLRDRALLELFYSSGLRLSELCALRWRDLDFVAGMVSVLGKGNKQRLVPVGSHARSALLAWREESRGEAAAPVFPGRGGAPIGARAVQIRIKQLAGRQGLFKHVHPHMLRHSFASHILESSGDLRGVQELLGHADIATTQIYTHLDFQHLAKVYDAAHPRAKRKS encoded by the coding sequence ATGATCCCGGCTTTCCTCGCCTACCTGCAGGTCGAGCGGCGCATGTCCGCGCATACCCTGGACGCGTACCGGCGCGACCTGGCGGCGCTGGAGGCGTGGGCGGCGGCCAACCTGCTCGGCGAACCGGCCGCGCTCGATGCCGCGCAACTGCGCAACTTCATCGCCGCCGAACACCGTCGCGGGCTGTCGCCCAAGAGCCTGCAGCGGCGCCTGTCGGCGTGCCGCAGTTTCTATGCGTGGCTGCTCAAGCACGGCCACATCGCCACCAGCCCGGCCGCGGCACTGCGCGCACCGAAGGCGCCGCGCAAGCTGCCGCAGGTCCTCGACGCCGACGAGGCGGTGCGCCTGGTCGAAGTGCCGACCGATGCGCCGCTGGGCCTGCGCGATCGCGCGCTGCTGGAGCTGTTCTATTCCTCCGGCCTGCGCCTGAGCGAACTGTGCGCGCTGCGCTGGCGCGATCTGGATTTCGTCGCCGGCATGGTCAGCGTGCTGGGCAAGGGCAACAAGCAGCGGCTGGTGCCGGTCGGCTCGCATGCGCGCAGCGCGCTGCTGGCGTGGCGCGAGGAGAGCCGGGGCGAGGCCGCGGCACCGGTATTTCCGGGGCGCGGCGGGGCGCCGATCGGTGCGCGTGCGGTGCAGATCCGGATCAAGCAACTGGCCGGGCGCCAGGGCCTGTTCAAGCATGTGCATCCGCACATGCTGCGGCACAGTTTCGCCAGCCACATCCTGGAATCCTCCGGCGACCTGCGCGGCGTGCAGGAACTGCTCGGCCATGCCGACATCGCCACCACGCAGATCTACACCCACCTGGATTTTCAGCACCTGGCCAAGGTCTACGACGCGGCGCACCCGCGCGCCAAGCGCAAGTCCTGA
- a CDS encoding DUF484 family protein, whose amino-acid sequence MSDSHDKLGAHEVAAWLRRHPGFLKQFPDLALTLVVPRDDGPTASLASYQLEVLRDKNRELSRRLADLAANAQVNERLAVRTHQLTLALMRQHSAADSVRAMAASLQEDFQGDLVSIVLLQPLPGLEQAPWLQVLAADDARLAPFRDCLKDGEPICGRLQPEKQALLYGERVDEVQSTALLPLPGLGLIAVGSRDPNRFYPGMGTLFLRMMGEALAVALQR is encoded by the coding sequence ATGAGCGACAGCCACGACAAGCTCGGTGCGCACGAGGTGGCGGCGTGGCTGCGGCGTCATCCCGGCTTCCTGAAACAGTTTCCCGACCTGGCGCTGACCCTGGTGGTACCGCGCGACGACGGCCCGACCGCGTCGCTGGCCAGCTACCAGCTGGAGGTGCTGCGCGACAAGAACCGCGAACTGTCGCGGCGGCTGGCCGACCTGGCCGCCAATGCGCAGGTCAACGAACGGCTGGCGGTGCGTACCCACCAGTTGACCCTGGCGTTGATGCGTCAGCACAGCGCCGCCGACAGCGTGCGCGCGATGGCCGCGTCGCTGCAGGAGGATTTCCAGGGCGACCTGGTCAGTATCGTGCTGCTGCAGCCCTTGCCCGGCCTGGAGCAGGCGCCGTGGCTGCAGGTGCTGGCGGCCGACGATGCGCGGTTGGCGCCGTTCCGCGATTGCCTGAAGGATGGCGAGCCGATCTGCGGCCGCCTGCAACCGGAAAAGCAGGCGCTGCTGTACGGCGAGCGCGTGGACGAGGTGCAATCCACTGCGCTGCTGCCGCTGCCGGGCCTGGGCCTGATCGCGGTGGGCAGCCGCGACCCGAACCGGTTCTATCCCGGCATGGGCACCTTGTTCCTGCGCATGATGGGCGAAGCGCTGGCGGTGGCGTTGCAGCGATGA
- the dapF gene encoding diaminopimelate epimerase, which yields MSEARHAARLRFSKMQGAGNDFVVLDLRDGTPPPDAALAKRLADRHFGVGCDQILTIEAPRDAAAVASYRIWNTDGSAAGQCGNGARCVAAWLVRDGNAPATDDFVIESPAGSHHITRSATGEFAVAMGVPRFAPEDVPLVGFPRAREEYVLPLQGGSVRFGAVSMGNPHAVLEVGLVDAAPVERLGPLLQQHASFPDSVNVGFVQVIDRGHLRLRVYERGVGETLACGSGACAAAAVMMQRGRVERDVRVSLPGGELRVQWPDDTAPVVMSGPATFVFDGEWIR from the coding sequence ATGAGTGAGGCCCGCCACGCCGCGCGCCTGCGTTTCAGCAAGATGCAGGGCGCGGGCAACGATTTCGTGGTGCTCGACCTGCGCGACGGCACTCCGCCGCCGGACGCCGCACTGGCGAAGCGTCTGGCCGACCGCCACTTCGGCGTCGGTTGCGACCAGATCCTGACCATCGAGGCGCCGCGCGATGCCGCGGCCGTGGCCAGCTACCGCATCTGGAACACCGACGGCAGCGCCGCCGGACAATGCGGCAACGGCGCGCGCTGCGTCGCGGCCTGGCTGGTACGCGACGGCAATGCGCCGGCCACGGACGATTTCGTCATCGAAAGCCCCGCCGGCAGTCACCACATCACCCGCAGCGCCACCGGCGAATTCGCCGTGGCGATGGGCGTGCCGCGCTTCGCCCCCGAAGATGTGCCGCTGGTCGGCTTCCCGCGTGCGCGCGAGGAGTACGTGCTGCCGCTGCAGGGCGGCAGCGTGCGCTTCGGCGCGGTGTCGATGGGCAACCCGCATGCGGTGCTGGAAGTGGGCCTGGTCGATGCGGCGCCGGTGGAACGCCTGGGGCCGTTGCTGCAGCAGCACGCCTCGTTCCCGGATTCGGTCAACGTCGGCTTCGTGCAGGTGATCGACCGCGGCCACCTGCGCCTGCGCGTGTACGAGCGCGGTGTCGGCGAGACGCTGGCCTGCGGCAGTGGCGCCTGCGCGGCGGCCGCGGTGATGATGCAGCGCGGCCGGGTCGAGCGCGACGTGCGCGTCAGCCTGCCCGGCGGCGAGCTGCGCGTGCAGTGGCCGGACGACACCGCACCGGTGGTGATGTCCGGGCCGGCGACGTTCGTCTTCGATGGAGAATGGATCCGATGA
- a CDS encoding lipoprotein translates to MSTSSSSPIRLVLSAAALLALAGCGNKGPLVMPQKPVPVEAAPATPAPDATPPATTDPAGQAQPVDGQRPPANDTTTPTNGNE, encoded by the coding sequence ATGAGCACATCGTCCTCTTCTCCGATCCGTCTCGTCCTCTCCGCCGCTGCGCTGCTGGCCCTGGCCGGCTGCGGCAACAAGGGCCCGCTGGTGATGCCGCAGAAGCCGGTGCCGGTGGAAGCCGCGCCTGCCACGCCCGCGCCGGACGCGACGCCGCCGGCGACCACCGATCCCGCCGGGCAGGCGCAGCCGGTGGACGGGCAGCGCCCGCCGGCCAACGACACCACCACGCCCACCAATGGGAATGAGTGA
- a CDS encoding YbaN family protein: protein MRTHSRFRWAWWLLAYASLATGIVGIFVPGLPTTVFVLIAAYAAARGSPRLRRRLLRDPRFRRSIRDWERHGAVSRRGKWMATLAMAACALVLLLFVHRLWVQVLAIGCMSAVALWLWWRPEPPRA from the coding sequence ATGCGCACGCACTCCCGTTTCCGCTGGGCCTGGTGGCTGCTGGCCTACGCCAGCCTGGCGACCGGCATCGTCGGCATCTTCGTGCCGGGCTTGCCGACCACGGTGTTCGTGCTGATCGCCGCCTACGCCGCCGCGCGTGGTTCGCCGCGGCTGCGCCGGCGCCTGCTGCGCGATCCGCGCTTCCGCCGCAGCATCCGCGACTGGGAGCGACATGGCGCGGTCAGCCGGCGCGGCAAGTGGATGGCGACGCTGGCCATGGCCGCGTGTGCGCTGGTGTTGCTGCTGTTCGTGCATCGGTTGTGGGTGCAGGTGCTGGCGATCGGCTGCATGAGCGCGGTGGCGCTGTGGCTGTGGTGGCGGCCGGAACCGCCGCGCGCGTGA
- a CDS encoding S9 family peptidase, producing MTASFASSASAAAATPPHPAKQPHAVKAPFGAVRQDAYYWLRDDTRKNPQMLAYLNAENAYADQVLKPLQPLEDRLYQEIVGRIKQDDSSVPYRERGYWYYTRYESGKDYPIQARRKGSMEAPEEILLDVNAMAAGKGYFSVGDAAVSQDNRILAWTEDDVGRRQYVVRFKNLDTGEVYADRIPGVSPDVVWADDNKTLFYVENDPETLLTVRVKKHVLGTPAAQDALVYEEKDDSFYMGVGRTRDDKYIVIGVESTVSSEQRYAPAADPQRFTVLAPRERDVEYHADHFDGRWVIRTNWKAKNYALMTAPDGATSRSQWQSWLPYDEKVFIDGFELFDGFTAIAERSDGLERIRLHFADGKEEYVKADEPAYSMGLSINAEPDTPWLRYSYTSLTTPATTYELNTRTGERKLLKQQPVIGYDASKYQTERVWVTARDGVKVPVSLVYKKGFKKDGSAALYQYAYGSYGMSTDPAFNLPVVSLLDRGVVYAIAHIRGGQEMGRDWYDQGKLLHKKNTFTDFIDVTRGLVQQGYAAPDRVSAAGGSAGGLLMGAVANMAPKDYRVLVAQVPFVDVVTTMLDPSIPLTTNEYDEWGNPEQKAYYDYMLSYSPYDNVTRQAYPAMYVGTGLWDSQVQYWEPAKWVAKLRENDTGNQPIVFRVNMEAGHGGKSGRFRRYREMAESYAFMLDQLGVEQPAK from the coding sequence ATGACCGCCTCCTTCGCTTCCTCCGCCTCCGCCGCCGCGGCCACCCCGCCGCATCCGGCCAAGCAGCCGCACGCGGTCAAGGCGCCGTTCGGCGCCGTTCGCCAGGACGCCTACTACTGGCTGCGCGACGACACGCGCAAGAACCCGCAGATGCTGGCCTATCTCAATGCCGAGAACGCCTACGCGGATCAGGTGCTGAAGCCGCTGCAGCCGCTCGAAGACCGGCTGTACCAGGAGATCGTCGGCCGCATCAAGCAGGACGACAGCAGCGTGCCGTACCGCGAGCGCGGCTACTGGTACTACACCCGCTACGAGAGCGGCAAGGACTACCCGATCCAGGCGCGCCGCAAGGGCAGCATGGAGGCGCCGGAGGAGATCCTGCTCGACGTCAACGCCATGGCCGCCGGCAAGGGCTACTTCAGCGTCGGCGACGCGGCGGTCAGCCAGGACAACCGCATCCTGGCCTGGACCGAGGACGACGTGGGCCGCCGCCAGTACGTGGTGCGCTTCAAGAACCTGGACACCGGCGAGGTCTATGCCGACCGCATTCCCGGCGTGTCGCCGGACGTGGTCTGGGCCGACGACAACAAGACCCTGTTCTACGTCGAGAACGACCCGGAGACGCTGCTGACCGTGCGGGTCAAGAAGCACGTGCTTGGCACGCCCGCCGCGCAGGACGCACTGGTGTACGAGGAGAAGGACGACAGCTTCTACATGGGCGTGGGCCGTACCCGCGACGACAAGTACATCGTCATCGGCGTCGAAAGCACCGTGTCCTCCGAGCAGCGCTATGCGCCGGCCGCCGATCCGCAGCGCTTCACCGTGCTGGCGCCGCGCGAGCGCGACGTCGAGTACCACGCCGACCACTTCGACGGCCGCTGGGTGATCCGCACCAACTGGAAGGCCAAGAACTACGCGCTGATGACCGCGCCCGACGGCGCCACGTCGCGCAGCCAGTGGCAGAGCTGGCTGCCCTACGACGAGAAGGTGTTCATCGACGGCTTCGAGCTGTTCGACGGCTTCACCGCCATCGCCGAGCGTTCCGACGGCCTGGAGCGGATCCGCCTGCACTTCGCCGACGGCAAGGAGGAGTACGTCAAGGCCGACGAGCCGGCGTATTCGATGGGCCTGTCGATCAATGCCGAGCCGGACACGCCGTGGCTGCGCTACAGCTACACCTCGCTGACCACCCCGGCCACCACTTACGAACTCAACACCCGCACCGGCGAGCGCAAGCTGCTCAAGCAGCAGCCGGTGATCGGCTACGACGCCAGCAAGTACCAGACCGAGCGCGTCTGGGTGACCGCGCGCGACGGGGTCAAGGTGCCGGTGTCGCTGGTTTACAAGAAAGGCTTCAAGAAGGACGGCAGCGCCGCGCTGTACCAGTACGCCTACGGCAGCTACGGCATGTCCACCGATCCGGCGTTCAACCTGCCGGTGGTGAGCCTGCTCGACCGCGGCGTGGTCTACGCCATCGCGCACATCCGCGGCGGCCAGGAAATGGGCCGCGATTGGTACGACCAGGGCAAGCTGCTGCACAAGAAGAACACCTTCACCGACTTCATCGACGTCACCCGCGGCCTGGTGCAGCAGGGCTACGCCGCACCGGATCGCGTCTCCGCGGCCGGCGGCAGCGCCGGTGGCCTGCTGATGGGCGCGGTGGCGAACATGGCGCCCAAGGACTACCGCGTGCTGGTGGCGCAGGTGCCGTTCGTGGACGTGGTCACCACCATGCTCGACCCGAGCATCCCACTGACCACCAACGAGTACGACGAGTGGGGCAATCCGGAGCAGAAGGCGTACTACGACTACATGCTCAGCTACTCGCCCTACGACAACGTCACCCGCCAGGCCTATCCGGCGATGTACGTCGGCACCGGCCTGTGGGATTCGCAGGTGCAGTACTGGGAGCCGGCCAAGTGGGTGGCCAAGCTGCGCGAGAACGACACCGGCAACCAGCCGATCGTGTTCCGCGTCAACATGGAAGCCGGCCACGGCGGCAAGTCCGGCCGCTTCCGTCGCTACCGCGAAATGGCCGAGTCCTACGCCTTCATGCTGGACCAGTTGGGCGTGGAGCAGCCGGCCAAGTGA